One Propionispora hippei DSM 15287 genomic window carries:
- a CDS encoding anti-sigma-F factor Fin encodes MRIYYTCDCCGEPIDEIEVEEVDDAKFGFDCLTAKERQDIIKVDTAAGVMQVQSLCDKCIEYLGFQDSGDKGTGHRFLH; translated from the coding sequence GTGAGAATCTATTATACTTGCGATTGCTGCGGTGAGCCGATCGATGAAATTGAAGTCGAAGAGGTGGATGATGCGAAGTTTGGCTTTGATTGCTTGACGGCAAAAGAACGCCAGGATATAATTAAAGTCGATACAGCCGCCGGCGTCATGCAGGTGCAATCGCTTTGCGATAAGTGCATCGAGTATCTGGGTTTCCAGGATTCGGGTGACAAGGGAACCGGTCATAGATTTTTGCATTAA